A window from Bufo bufo chromosome 1, aBufBuf1.1, whole genome shotgun sequence encodes these proteins:
- the RAD51AP1 gene encoding RAD51-associated protein 1 — MDRPARSKKSVDYSQFLDLEDDDEDFASSAPVSKKARVETKKEKKEKPVKKTPKEESTPTNSPKKRLPLEDKLYRRDLEVALALSVKESSVIIENDENITRNEAPEDNYRYIKDPDVSEVSFSNCSVDSSTLGLEEIIDDDEDLVRGRGRRQAASKAICEQRKLLTEESGDEEEADEFNPDTIADGDSESDTSFSGEDEEFEVKKSKKPSASKTAKQKPKSEKKEKNVSKTQKAAPAPPTPVTIKIKPMPAKKAPVSSPAASKPALHTSPPVGMNRPAWTPPASSGALKSPLAAVDVRSPNQGLRLGLSRLARVKPLHPATALH; from the exons ATGGACAGACCTGCCAG GAGTAAAAAATCAGTGGATTATTCCCAATTTTTGGATTTAGAAGATGATG ACGAGGATTTTGCTTCTTCTGCACCTGTAAGTAAAAAAGCTCGAGTGGAgacaaagaaagagaaaaaggaaaAACCTGTGAAGAAAACTCCCAAAGAAGAGTCCACGCCAACCAATTCCCCCAAAAAGAG ACTTCCTTTGGAAGATAAACTGTATCGGCGGGATTTGGAAGTTGCTTTGGCCCTGTCTGTGAAGGAGTCGTCTGTTATCATAGAGAACGATGAGAATATTACGAGAAACG AAGCCCCAGAAGACAATTACAGGTATATTAAAGATCCCGACGTGTCAGAAGTGTCTTTCTCAAACTGCAGTGTTGACAGCAGCACGCTAG GTCTAGAAGAGATCATAGATGATGATGAAGACCTTGTTAGAGGAAGAGGTCGCAGGCAAGCAGCATCTAAGGCCATTTGTGAGCAGAGGAAACTTCTGACAGAAGAAAGTGGTGATGAAGAGGAGGCTGATGAGTTTAATCCAGATACAATAGCAG ATGGGGATTCTGAGAGTGACACAAGTTTCAGCGGCGAAGATGAAGAATTTGAAGTAAAAAAATCTAAGAAACCATCAGCAAGTAAAACTGCTAAACAAAAGCCGAAGAGTGAAAAGAAGGAGAAAAATGTCTCAAAGACACAGAAAGCTG CACCTGCGCCTCCTACTCCAGTGACCATTAAAATAAAGCCAATGCCAGCAAAGAAGGCACCAGTCAGTTCACCTGCTGCTTCTAAGCCAGCTTTACACACCAGCCCGCCAGTGGGCATGAACAGACCAGCATGGACACCTCCAG CTTCATCTGGAGCATTGAAGAGTCCTCTGGCCGCAGTAGATGTAAGGTCTCCTAATCAAGGTCTGCGCCTCGGCCTGTCAAGACTGGCGAGGGTGAAACCATTACATCCAGCCACTGCCTTGCATTGA